A single Pseudomonas sp. HN11 DNA region contains:
- a CDS encoding indolepyruvate ferredoxin oxidoreductase family protein produces MAQNNNYGLEDIYSQDGRVFISGIQALVRLPIMQRRLDRARGLNTAGLVSGYRGSPLGAYDQQLWRAARQLKENDIVFQPGLNEDLAATALWGAQMHRAFGPTKVDGVFGIWYGKGPGVDRTGDVFRSANVMGTSKLGGVLAVSGDDHAAQSSMYPHQTDGIFQSASMPVLQPASVAEVVEFGLAGIELSRFSGLWVGLKTIAEVVEAAAVVDFRAPVVHRTPLDEDPGLPSFNWDPRVIWPNQRYELERRVIELRLPAARRWAHANGLDKILVAAKSKRIGIVTVGKAHQDLMQALVDLRLSTATLQTLGVSIYKVAMSWPLETVGMTEFARDHEELLVIEEKRGTVEGQIKEALFHISASSRPRVIGKQDPDGRPLLPEVSEFSPLILARVLVDRLGGGELRQRLAELEALSVMPASNKSFPVRTPYFCSGCPHNTSTRTPDGSISGGGIGCHVMALMQPELKTNTFCQMGGEGMQWAGAQAFSQTQHIFQNLGDGTYQHSGLLAIRAALALGTNITYKILYNDAVAMTGGQPAEGVNDPARITRQLHAEGVKTVVLVSDQPGKWVNSSGLAPGVEVHHRDKLDTVQRRLRDIPGVTAIVYEQTCAAEKRRRKKKAAPSVQEKRLLINPRVCEGCGDCSVQSNCIAIEPLETSFGRKRAINQTSCNTDMSCLKGFCPSFVEIEGGRLAKPSGPDGELERLLIDALVPPKEIDLGAGSYNVMLAGIGGTGVLTVGALLGMAALLDGKVSNVLDFTGFAQKNGAVLSQVKISSATGEIFASRISPGEADLLIGADLVVSCASDISLRLSPNRTSVVLSTEQVPTAQVIHFRDATQPIDEMTEHLRQRTDATSFHALSAGALAKALFGDTTTVHVLLLGYAWQKGLLPLSLPSLERAIELNGVAPQLNKRAFSWGRIAATNPDAVAQIMGSTDRTPHSVSERVEDLVSLRHEDLTAYQDAAYAKRYSELVDAARAAESRVVPGSEKLAAAVAKNAYKLMAYKDEYEVARLYASADFKKSLSAQFTDVGKLSVWLAPPLFARLNPATGRPRKMKFGPWAFKGFALLAALKGLRGTLFDPFSYTRERADERALIIHYFRLVHETLSELNPGNYEHALQVLQLPDDIRGFGPVKQKSIEAYYENHRRLMARKRATPSSLITSQA; encoded by the coding sequence ATGGCTCAGAATAATAACTACGGGCTCGAAGACATCTATTCACAAGATGGTCGAGTATTCATTTCAGGTATTCAGGCACTGGTTCGCCTACCCATCATGCAACGGCGCCTAGATCGGGCTCGCGGTCTGAATACCGCTGGCCTTGTGTCTGGGTACCGAGGCTCTCCACTGGGCGCTTACGACCAACAGCTGTGGCGAGCTGCCCGGCAACTCAAAGAGAACGACATCGTGTTCCAGCCGGGCCTTAATGAGGATCTGGCTGCAACTGCGTTGTGGGGTGCGCAGATGCACCGCGCGTTTGGTCCAACTAAAGTCGACGGAGTCTTCGGGATCTGGTACGGAAAAGGACCAGGCGTTGATCGGACGGGAGACGTTTTCCGAAGCGCCAACGTCATGGGGACCTCAAAGCTAGGGGGTGTTCTGGCGGTATCAGGAGATGACCATGCTGCACAATCTTCCATGTACCCCCATCAAACGGATGGCATTTTCCAGTCTGCTTCAATGCCGGTGCTTCAACCAGCGAGCGTGGCCGAAGTTGTAGAGTTCGGGCTTGCAGGTATTGAGCTGTCGCGTTTCAGCGGGCTGTGGGTCGGCCTGAAAACCATTGCAGAGGTTGTCGAAGCCGCCGCTGTTGTAGATTTCCGCGCTCCCGTCGTTCATCGCACGCCTCTCGATGAAGATCCTGGCCTGCCCAGCTTCAACTGGGACCCAAGGGTCATCTGGCCAAACCAGCGGTATGAGCTCGAGCGTCGCGTCATTGAACTAAGGTTGCCGGCTGCCCGCCGCTGGGCCCATGCGAACGGCTTGGACAAGATCCTGGTAGCTGCAAAATCAAAGCGCATAGGCATCGTTACGGTCGGTAAAGCTCACCAGGATCTCATGCAGGCGTTGGTCGATTTGAGGCTGAGTACTGCAACGTTGCAGACTCTCGGCGTCTCGATCTACAAGGTTGCAATGAGCTGGCCATTGGAAACAGTGGGCATGACCGAATTTGCGCGTGACCATGAAGAGCTCCTTGTCATCGAAGAAAAACGTGGCACTGTTGAGGGGCAAATCAAGGAAGCCCTGTTCCACATCTCTGCCAGTTCTCGTCCTCGAGTTATTGGGAAGCAGGACCCAGACGGAAGACCATTGCTTCCAGAGGTTTCCGAATTCTCACCTTTGATTCTGGCGCGTGTGCTTGTTGATCGCCTGGGTGGAGGCGAACTGCGCCAGCGGCTCGCGGAGCTTGAAGCATTGAGTGTGATGCCTGCATCGAACAAGAGCTTTCCGGTCAGGACGCCTTATTTCTGCTCCGGCTGCCCGCATAACACTTCTACCCGAACCCCGGATGGTTCCATCAGCGGTGGTGGCATCGGCTGTCATGTAATGGCGCTGATGCAGCCAGAGCTTAAAACCAATACGTTCTGCCAAATGGGGGGAGAAGGTATGCAATGGGCAGGCGCGCAAGCTTTTTCCCAAACCCAGCATATTTTCCAAAATCTTGGAGACGGTACCTATCAGCACTCTGGCCTGTTGGCCATTCGCGCGGCTTTGGCGTTGGGTACCAACATTACCTACAAAATTCTCTACAACGATGCCGTTGCAATGACCGGCGGCCAACCCGCCGAAGGGGTAAACGATCCCGCCCGCATTACCCGACAATTGCATGCTGAAGGCGTAAAGACGGTTGTGCTGGTTTCTGACCAGCCCGGCAAGTGGGTAAATTCTTCGGGACTGGCGCCCGGCGTTGAAGTCCATCATCGGGATAAATTGGATACCGTCCAAAGGCGTCTACGCGATATCCCTGGCGTGACGGCAATCGTCTATGAGCAGACCTGTGCGGCAGAAAAACGCCGCAGGAAGAAAAAGGCTGCGCCATCCGTTCAAGAAAAACGCTTGTTGATCAACCCCCGCGTATGCGAAGGGTGCGGCGATTGCTCGGTTCAATCCAACTGCATCGCGATCGAGCCACTCGAGACCTCATTCGGACGTAAGCGTGCTATCAACCAGACAAGCTGTAATACCGATATGTCCTGTCTCAAAGGGTTTTGTCCCAGTTTCGTGGAGATCGAGGGTGGTAGGTTGGCGAAACCATCCGGGCCGGACGGGGAACTGGAGCGGCTTCTCATTGACGCACTTGTGCCTCCTAAAGAGATTGACTTAGGAGCTGGCAGTTACAACGTTATGCTGGCCGGTATAGGCGGGACCGGTGTACTCACTGTAGGAGCGTTGCTGGGCATGGCTGCCCTACTCGATGGCAAGGTCTCGAACGTGCTGGACTTCACCGGCTTTGCGCAAAAAAACGGCGCTGTGTTGAGCCAGGTCAAAATCAGCAGCGCAACAGGGGAAATCTTCGCCTCCCGCATCAGTCCAGGAGAGGCTGATTTGCTGATCGGTGCTGACCTAGTAGTGTCCTGCGCCTCGGATATCTCATTACGTCTGTCACCGAACCGGACATCAGTTGTGTTGAGCACTGAGCAGGTGCCTACCGCACAGGTTATTCACTTTCGAGATGCAACTCAGCCAATCGATGAAATGACCGAGCACCTTCGGCAACGCACTGACGCAACGTCCTTTCATGCCCTATCCGCCGGCGCGCTAGCTAAGGCACTATTTGGTGACACCACCACCGTCCATGTATTACTTCTTGGTTACGCATGGCAGAAAGGACTGCTGCCCCTGAGCCTGCCATCGCTGGAGCGCGCGATAGAGCTCAATGGGGTCGCACCGCAGCTCAACAAGCGGGCTTTTTCATGGGGACGGATCGCTGCCACAAACCCAGATGCAGTCGCTCAAATCATGGGGTCAACGGATCGAACTCCGCATTCGGTTTCTGAGCGCGTCGAGGATCTTGTGTCGCTACGCCATGAGGATCTGACCGCATACCAAGACGCGGCTTACGCCAAGCGATACAGCGAGCTGGTCGATGCAGCACGTGCTGCCGAGTCACGTGTGGTTCCGGGATCGGAAAAACTGGCAGCTGCCGTGGCTAAGAATGCCTACAAATTGATGGCGTACAAAGACGAGTATGAAGTCGCCAGGCTCTACGCATCAGCTGACTTCAAGAAAAGTCTGTCTGCTCAATTCACTGATGTTGGCAAGCTATCCGTCTGGTTGGCCCCTCCCCTGTTCGCGCGCCTGAATCCGGCCACAGGCAGACCTCGAAAAATGAAATTCGGCCCATGGGCTTTTAAAGGCTTCGCCTTACTCGCAGCGCTCAAGGGCCTGAGGGGGACATTATTCGACCCTTTTTCGTACACCCGTGAACGTGCAGATGAACGTGCCTTGATCATCCATTACTTCAGGTTGGTACACGAGACCCTGAGCGAGTTGAATCCCGGCAACTATGAGCATGCTCTTCAGGTACTTCAGCTACCTGATGACATAAGAGGCTTCGGTCCAGTCAAGCAAAAGTCCATAGAAGCCTATTACGAAAATCATCGTCGGCTCATGGCACGGAAACGGGCCACACCCTCATCGCTGATCACGTCCCAAGCCTAA
- a CDS encoding xanthine dehydrogenase family protein molybdopterin-binding subunit, translating to MNNLGEGITRFDGPTKVTGRARYASDQNLVGQLYATFVTASVPAGSVSSVDLCAAMKVPGVVKVLQAKDMPKVHENLKNISVPPLASRFIPMQDTVIEYEGQPVAMVLAESLLAAEAGAARVRVRYTKRSFAVPESAPAIVPAQDRGSYVKSGALSFKKGSVETAIRDSHASINEQYSQPSRHGNPMEPPAILAQWDEEGLTVFDSVQHLPAVQNALAAVFGIDPAKVRVLSPHTGGGFGTKAFIWPHEILTSMAARVVGRPVKLVLTRQHLYSMVGYQPQLNQAVDLGADENGRLAGINLVVDNITSTTEDYVEFASASAKSFYACDNIQTEQLVRRGNIVLPTFMRSPWDGPGSWALGSAMDELAVKLGIDPLELRLRNYAEVDPETGKAWSSKKLREAYEEGARRFGWRERSKGGTRDGHWHLGFGMADCSQGQARFHSTAKVRLRFDGTAVVESSFCDIGTGPATIFPQIAAATLGLSPHKVRAVSGDTRLPYSGPTYGSGTTVSTGAAVQRAAAEVRTKLLRLAGWPQEQVTIENGVLSFQGKSRTVQEVLSEAGVMELGADGSFDLPANAPVDMGSPEHPARSFGVIFVEVGVDPEVGLVRLRRATGVYSAGRIINAMTARSQMIGGIVWGWGMATMEASHFDPNLGRWLAKDLAGVAIPVQADIPPNIDVSFIDEFDANAGPTGAKGIGELGATGVAAAVGNAIFDAIGLRVRDLPITPDKIIL from the coding sequence ATGAATAATCTCGGAGAAGGCATCACCCGATTCGACGGCCCGACAAAGGTCACAGGGCGCGCACGCTATGCGTCTGACCAAAACCTTGTCGGCCAGCTGTATGCGACGTTCGTAACCGCAAGTGTGCCTGCCGGCTCTGTGAGTAGCGTTGATCTTTGCGCAGCAATGAAAGTGCCAGGCGTTGTCAAAGTGCTGCAAGCGAAAGACATGCCCAAGGTTCATGAAAATCTGAAAAACATCTCAGTTCCTCCGCTGGCGTCTCGCTTTATCCCGATGCAAGACACCGTGATTGAGTATGAGGGCCAGCCTGTTGCCATGGTGTTGGCCGAGTCGTTGCTTGCGGCCGAAGCTGGTGCTGCGCGCGTGAGAGTCCGCTATACGAAGCGCAGCTTTGCCGTACCTGAATCTGCTCCGGCGATAGTGCCTGCGCAGGACCGAGGTTCTTATGTGAAATCAGGCGCACTGAGTTTCAAAAAGGGCTCCGTCGAGACGGCGATTCGTGATTCCCACGCCTCGATTAATGAGCAGTACAGCCAGCCCTCAAGGCATGGCAATCCCATGGAACCGCCTGCGATTTTGGCTCAGTGGGACGAAGAAGGGTTGACTGTCTTTGACTCGGTCCAACACCTGCCCGCGGTCCAGAATGCGTTGGCAGCCGTATTCGGAATTGATCCGGCGAAGGTCCGAGTGCTTTCTCCTCATACAGGCGGTGGATTTGGGACGAAAGCCTTCATCTGGCCACACGAGATCCTCACCAGTATGGCTGCTCGCGTGGTAGGAAGACCGGTGAAGCTGGTGCTGACTCGACAGCACCTTTACAGCATGGTCGGTTATCAGCCTCAACTGAATCAGGCTGTTGATTTAGGCGCAGATGAAAATGGCCGCTTGGCCGGAATCAACTTGGTGGTTGATAACATTACAAGCACCACTGAGGACTATGTCGAGTTTGCCAGCGCCTCAGCCAAGTCGTTTTATGCCTGCGACAATATTCAGACCGAGCAACTGGTCCGCCGTGGGAACATCGTTTTACCGACCTTCATGAGGTCCCCTTGGGATGGTCCCGGCTCCTGGGCACTCGGCTCGGCAATGGATGAATTGGCAGTTAAGCTTGGAATTGATCCTTTGGAGCTGCGTCTGCGTAACTATGCCGAAGTCGACCCCGAAACTGGAAAAGCCTGGTCGTCGAAAAAATTGCGAGAAGCCTATGAGGAAGGGGCCCGTCGCTTTGGTTGGCGTGAGCGCTCCAAGGGTGGGACCAGAGATGGGCACTGGCATCTCGGGTTTGGAATGGCCGACTGCAGTCAGGGACAGGCTCGATTCCATTCCACTGCCAAGGTGCGGCTACGCTTTGACGGCACTGCAGTTGTGGAATCCAGTTTCTGTGACATAGGTACTGGACCGGCAACGATCTTCCCTCAAATCGCCGCGGCAACGCTCGGCCTGTCCCCCCATAAAGTCAGAGCTGTCTCAGGGGATACTCGACTCCCTTACTCCGGGCCTACATACGGTTCGGGTACCACGGTTAGCACCGGTGCCGCAGTACAGCGCGCAGCAGCTGAGGTTCGTACTAAGTTGTTGAGGCTTGCGGGCTGGCCGCAGGAACAAGTCACCATCGAAAATGGTGTGCTGAGCTTTCAGGGGAAGTCTCGGACAGTGCAAGAGGTGCTTTCTGAGGCGGGGGTGATGGAGCTCGGTGCAGACGGCTCCTTCGATTTGCCCGCCAATGCCCCGGTTGATATGGGGAGCCCAGAGCACCCAGCGCGAAGTTTCGGAGTGATTTTTGTGGAAGTTGGCGTAGACCCTGAGGTTGGTTTGGTGCGATTGCGTCGCGCAACCGGTGTCTACAGCGCTGGGCGCATCATCAATGCCATGACCGCTCGCTCACAAATGATTGGCGGGATTGTGTGGGGATGGGGTATGGCGACGATGGAGGCCAGCCATTTCGATCCGAATCTGGGGCGTTGGTTGGCAAAAGATCTTGCAGGCGTTGCTATCCCGGTCCAGGCGGACATCCCCCCGAATATCGATGTTTCTTTCATTGATGAGTTTGACGCAAATGCGGGACCCACTGGAGCGAAGGGGATCGGTGAGCTCGGTGCTACCGGAGTGGCGGCGGCAGTGGGTAATGCCATCTTTGATGCTATAGGGCTGCGGGTTCGTGATCTTCCGATCACTCCCGACAAGATCATTCTTTGA
- a CDS encoding SDR family NAD(P)-dependent oxidoreductase, whose amino-acid sequence MARVFITGSADGLGFMAAELLLERGHEVVLHARTKDRADQVKEKISRGTPVVVGDLSHVSQMKNVAEQANRLGPFDAIIHNVGVGYREPYRIETEDGLSHVFAVNVLAPYVLTALIKKPKRLIYLSSLLHDAAEIDIDDLSWSIRNWDGMKAYSESKFMDALLSRAVARLWPDVLVNALEPGWVQTKMGGEQANDDLSQGHLTQVWLAEGLDPATHVTGGYFYHLQRREMDTRAGDLTLQTRLLDFCQKVSGIVLPGR is encoded by the coding sequence ATGGCTCGAGTATTTATTACTGGATCCGCAGACGGTCTTGGTTTCATGGCGGCTGAACTGCTCTTGGAAAGGGGACATGAGGTTGTACTGCACGCACGGACTAAGGACAGGGCCGACCAGGTCAAAGAAAAAATCTCAAGAGGGACGCCCGTGGTGGTCGGGGATCTATCCCACGTTTCCCAAATGAAGAATGTTGCGGAACAGGCTAATCGCCTTGGGCCATTCGATGCAATCATCCATAACGTCGGGGTGGGCTACCGAGAGCCTTACCGTATCGAAACTGAGGATGGGCTGTCCCATGTTTTCGCAGTCAACGTATTAGCACCGTACGTTCTGACAGCTCTTATTAAAAAGCCTAAGCGACTTATCTACCTCAGCTCACTGCTTCACGACGCTGCTGAGATAGATATTGATGATCTCAGCTGGAGTATTCGTAATTGGGACGGAATGAAAGCTTACTCAGAAAGCAAATTCATGGATGCATTGCTTTCGAGAGCAGTGGCCCGCCTATGGCCTGATGTGTTGGTAAACGCCCTGGAGCCAGGTTGGGTCCAGACTAAAATGGGGGGTGAACAGGCCAATGATGATCTTAGCCAAGGGCACCTTACCCAAGTCTGGCTAGCTGAAGGTCTGGATCCTGCCACGCACGTCACTGGGGGATACTTTTATCATTTGCAACGTCGTGAGATGGATACTCGAGCCGGGGATTTAACTCTTCAAACCCGGCTGCTGGATTTTTGCCAGAAAGTTTCAGGGATCGTACTACCTGGACGGTGA
- a CDS encoding MFS transporter, translated as MLAFACTLISAGSYFAQPLVNVISPSLGLGSWAVGLPVTLSQVGYCLALLLIAPLGDRIENRRLLLCNLFLSIGALFTAGIASTGGLFLFACFFIGVASIAVQSIVVMAASMSSSVNRGQTVGRVTAGLLFGVLLAWPAAALINSHFGWRALYIGDAGLIALLALSLRIVLVVRRPEGGAPYLSLISSLPTLWLKHPELRRRALCQALFFGIFSLFWVTAPLELRTRYDIGANALAYFGLIGVGGALAAPVAGWFADRGLSGITSMAGSTCVALGCLAWVRIDSFWALLGAAFLISAGVQTCHVIAQRRILLLQPNAANRLNSLYIATFFAGGAVGSASASPLFFAHGYLPGCVALSAATIAWVVGLFINLQSFSMEV; from the coding sequence TTGCTGGCTTTTGCCTGCACTCTCATCAGCGCCGGAAGCTACTTCGCGCAACCACTGGTTAACGTCATCAGCCCCTCCCTTGGGCTTGGATCTTGGGCCGTTGGATTGCCAGTGACCCTTAGCCAAGTCGGTTACTGCCTTGCCTTGCTACTGATTGCTCCCTTGGGTGATCGGATCGAGAATCGACGGCTTTTGCTCTGCAATCTTTTCCTTTCCATCGGGGCATTATTTACGGCTGGGATCGCAAGCACTGGCGGCTTGTTTCTTTTCGCATGCTTTTTCATAGGAGTGGCTTCAATTGCAGTTCAATCCATCGTGGTGATGGCGGCGTCAATGAGCTCATCCGTGAACCGAGGACAAACTGTAGGTCGGGTCACCGCTGGGCTACTGTTCGGGGTGCTTCTCGCATGGCCAGCAGCTGCTCTGATAAACAGCCACTTTGGTTGGCGTGCACTGTATATCGGCGATGCAGGGCTCATTGCTCTCTTGGCGCTGTCACTGAGAATCGTCCTTGTGGTGAGACGACCTGAGGGTGGAGCGCCATATCTATCCCTGATCAGTTCACTACCTACCCTTTGGCTAAAGCATCCAGAACTGCGCCGCCGTGCGCTCTGCCAAGCTTTGTTTTTTGGAATCTTCAGTTTGTTTTGGGTGACTGCACCACTAGAGCTGCGCACTCGATACGACATCGGAGCAAACGCGTTGGCTTACTTTGGATTGATCGGCGTAGGTGGGGCTCTCGCTGCACCGGTGGCTGGATGGTTTGCCGATAGAGGGCTCTCAGGAATTACATCCATGGCAGGCAGCACATGTGTCGCGCTGGGATGTTTGGCCTGGGTGCGTATCGACTCCTTTTGGGCATTGCTCGGCGCGGCATTTCTGATCAGTGCAGGTGTTCAGACCTGTCACGTCATAGCCCAGCGACGGATACTTCTACTGCAACCCAATGCCGCCAATCGATTGAACAGTCTGTACATCGCTACTTTTTTTGCGGGCGGGGCGGTGGGCTCCGCGTCAGCCTCTCCACTTTTTTTCGCGCATGGGTATCTACCCGGATGCGTGGCGCTGTCGGCCGCCACCATTGCCTGGGTAGTTGGCCTGTTCATAAACCTTCAGTCGTTCTCGATGGAGGTTTGA
- a CDS encoding (2Fe-2S)-binding protein — protein MDPANGLPSLSRRAILKSGMFAATTFTVGSTLAATHRVELKEPTVAVDSQLPIHVTINKVAYALQVEPALTLLDLLREKLHLTGTKKGCNRGECGACTVLLNGRRVNACLVFAATIEGKQVQTIEGLSEGGQLHPVQQAFIDHDAFQCGFCTSGQIMSAVACIEEGHTRTNGEIREWMSGNICRCSAYPQISAAVASAAAKLNGGGDGTL, from the coding sequence ATGGATCCTGCGAACGGCCTACCGTCATTGAGCCGGCGAGCAATTCTCAAAAGCGGCATGTTTGCCGCAACGACGTTCACCGTAGGTAGCACTCTCGCCGCCACACACCGAGTCGAGCTTAAAGAGCCTACTGTTGCAGTGGATTCGCAACTGCCGATCCATGTAACGATCAATAAAGTAGCGTACGCGTTGCAGGTGGAGCCTGCTTTGACCCTACTCGATCTCTTGCGGGAGAAGTTACACCTCACAGGCACCAAAAAAGGCTGCAACAGAGGCGAGTGCGGTGCCTGCACCGTGTTGCTGAATGGTCGTCGAGTCAACGCTTGTCTTGTATTCGCAGCCACTATCGAGGGTAAGCAGGTGCAGACGATTGAAGGGCTTTCGGAGGGGGGACAGCTTCACCCCGTTCAGCAGGCCTTCATTGACCATGATGCGTTTCAGTGCGGATTCTGCACGTCGGGGCAAATCATGTCTGCGGTCGCTTGTATCGAAGAGGGCCATACCCGGACCAATGGCGAAATTCGTGAATGGATGAGCGGGAATATTTGCCGGTGTTCGGCCTACCCGCAGATCAGTGCCGCCGTCGCATCAGCCGCTGCAAAACTCAATGGAGGCGGCGATGGAACCCTTTGA
- a CDS encoding FAD binding domain-containing protein has translation MEPFEFYQPLSIQDAVKFAGDKDSSFLAGGTELLNWMRIGIAAPKRVVDITRVPGIDSIEELHGHGLRVGALAKLNDVAEHPDIVRDYPVLSQAILKAASAQIRNLATIGANPLQRVRCPYYRSDDDTPCNKRTPGSGCAALNGFNDKHAIFGWTTSCVAVQPSDPAVALAALDAFLLVYSATGMRRIPATQFHVTPDVDPVAHTILKPGELITGIELGPGWRKSAYLKIRERESYEYATVSVAVALRLDADNRTILAARIALGSVAMKPWRLHATEQRLIGMAFDAPEVSAAVDEGFAEARPLSRNGYKIKIARNATIRTINTAARA, from the coding sequence ATGGAACCCTTTGAGTTTTACCAACCGCTATCGATCCAGGATGCAGTCAAATTCGCGGGCGATAAAGATTCTTCTTTTTTGGCCGGTGGAACTGAACTGCTGAATTGGATGCGCATAGGCATTGCCGCCCCTAAGCGTGTTGTAGACATCACAAGGGTGCCAGGGATTGATTCCATAGAAGAGCTGCACGGGCATGGGTTGAGAGTGGGTGCATTGGCCAAACTCAATGATGTTGCGGAGCATCCAGATATCGTTCGCGACTACCCCGTGCTCTCTCAGGCCATTTTGAAAGCTGCATCGGCCCAGATCCGAAATCTCGCCACCATCGGCGCAAATCCCTTGCAGCGCGTACGTTGTCCCTACTATCGCTCTGATGATGACACCCCTTGCAACAAGCGGACTCCAGGCTCCGGGTGCGCCGCGTTGAATGGGTTCAATGACAAGCATGCAATCTTTGGTTGGACTACATCTTGCGTAGCTGTCCAACCTTCTGATCCGGCAGTTGCATTGGCGGCGCTTGATGCTTTCTTACTGGTCTATAGCGCCACCGGCATGAGACGAATTCCAGCCACGCAATTCCATGTTACACCCGATGTGGATCCTGTCGCCCATACCATCCTCAAGCCTGGCGAACTGATTACTGGCATTGAGCTTGGACCGGGATGGAGAAAATCCGCGTACCTGAAAATCCGCGAGCGTGAAAGTTATGAGTACGCCACCGTTTCCGTAGCTGTTGCACTGCGCTTGGATGCAGACAATCGTACGATCCTTGCCGCCAGAATCGCCTTAGGTTCTGTGGCGATGAAACCTTGGCGCCTGCATGCGACGGAGCAGCGCTTGATCGGTATGGCGTTCGATGCGCCCGAAGTATCAGCAGCAGTCGATGAAGGGTTTGCAGAAGCGCGTCCTCTCTCGAGGAACGGCTACAAAATCAAAATTGCCAGAAACGCGACCATCCGCACGATCAACACAGCGGCGAGGGCCTGA
- a CDS encoding LysR family transcriptional regulator: MSFDARLVSGMGVLSAVVDSGSFVKAADALDMTQSGVSRAVARLEARLGIRLFDRTTRSVKLTDEGRRLYEEVAPLLAGLEEAATVASGSAIAVRGKLRVNMDPYFSRLILAPALGSFMATYPAIELDLVTREQMGDLVADGVDLAVRFGEQPSSSLIGRQLLQTRVLTVASPAYLKKHGRPLHPCDLESSAHVCVDFRNPQTGKPFIWEFHRGQERVSVKTHGRLMVNDVGTMHRICEEGQAVAQVLELGVEAALREGRLIELFADWPDEYFPLYALYPSRHLPPAKVRAFLEFVVALSR; this comes from the coding sequence ATGAGCTTCGACGCGCGTTTGGTCAGCGGTATGGGGGTGCTCTCAGCCGTGGTTGATAGCGGCAGCTTCGTTAAGGCTGCAGATGCGCTGGACATGACTCAGTCCGGGGTCAGCAGGGCTGTCGCCCGTCTCGAAGCGAGGTTGGGGATCCGTTTGTTTGACCGGACCACTCGGTCGGTGAAGCTCACAGACGAAGGGCGTCGGCTGTATGAAGAAGTTGCGCCACTGCTCGCCGGACTGGAGGAAGCGGCTACGGTCGCCTCTGGCAGTGCAATTGCAGTGCGGGGGAAGCTTCGAGTCAATATGGACCCGTATTTTTCCAGGCTGATCCTGGCGCCTGCCCTCGGAAGTTTCATGGCTACCTATCCTGCCATTGAGTTGGACCTCGTGACCCGAGAGCAGATGGGAGACCTGGTAGCAGACGGAGTAGATCTTGCTGTGCGCTTTGGCGAGCAACCATCTTCCTCGCTCATAGGCAGACAACTTCTTCAAACACGAGTGCTCACTGTTGCTTCGCCGGCTTATCTGAAGAAACACGGTCGTCCACTTCATCCCTGCGACCTAGAGAGTTCGGCCCATGTTTGTGTCGATTTCCGAAATCCTCAAACCGGCAAGCCTTTCATTTGGGAATTCCATCGAGGTCAGGAGCGTGTAAGCGTCAAGACGCACGGTAGGTTGATGGTCAATGACGTAGGCACGATGCACCGAATCTGCGAGGAGGGGCAGGCCGTGGCACAGGTTTTGGAGCTGGGTGTAGAGGCGGCCCTGCGTGAGGGGCGGCTCATCGAGCTCTTTGCGGATTGGCCTGATGAATATTTTCCTCTCTATGCGTTGTACCCGTCTCGGCACTTGCCACCCGCCAAGGTGCGGGCATTTCTTGAATTTGTAGTCGCTCTCAGTCGATAA